The Terrirubrum flagellatum nucleotide sequence CGCGACGAAGTTGATGTTCACGGCGAGCAGGATCAACTCGACCGACATCAGGATGACGATGACGTTCTTGCGGTTCAGGAAGATGCCGAACACGCCGATCGTGAACAGGATCGCCGCGACTGTGAGATAGTGGCCGACGCCGATGATCATGTCGCCCTCGCCTAAACGCCCGCCCGCGAGGGCACTTTCTTGATTTCCATCGCCGTCGCCTTGGTGCGCGCCACCTGCTGAGCGATGTTCTGCCGCTTGATCCCGGTGCGCTCGCGCAAGGTGAGCACGATCGCGCCGATCATCGCGACGAGCAGCACGAGGCCCGCCGCCTGGAAGAAGTAGACATATTTCGTGTACAGCAGCCGTCCGATCGCAGCGGTGTTCGTCATGTCTGTCGGAATCGCCGTCGGCGCGCCCTGCACCACCTTGACGAGATTGGGATCGATCGCCCAGGCGCCGACCACGACGATCAATTCGGCTGCGAACACCAGCGCGATCAGCGCGCCGAATGGCAGATATTGCTGGAAGCCCTGCCGCAGTTCGGCGAAATCCACGTCGAGCATCATGGTCACGAACAGGAACAGCACCGCGACCGCGCCGACATAGACGACGACGAGGATCATCGCGAGGAATTCGGCGCCGAGGATCAGGAAAAGCCCGGCGGCGTTCACGAACGCTAGGATGAGATAGAGCACGGAATGAACGGGATTGCGCGACGCCACGACCATGAAGGCCGAGGCAATCAGCACGGCGGAGAAGAGGTAGAAGAAGAGCGCGGCCACGTCGGGGCTCCGTCTCAGCGATAGGGCGCGTCGAGCGCGATGTTGCGCGCAATCTCGCGCTCCCAGCGCGCGCCATTCGCCAGCAGCCGATCCTTGTCGAAGAACAGCTCTTCGCGGGTCTCGGTCGCGAACTCGAAGTTCGGCCCCTCGACGATGGCGTCCACCGGGCAGGCTTCCTGGCACATGCCGCAATAGATGCACTTCGTCATGTCGATGTCGTAGCGCGTGGTGCGGCGCGTGCCGTCATTGCGGCGGGGACCGGCCTCAATGGTGATCGCCTGCGCCGGGCAGATCGCCTCGCACAGTTTGCAGGCGATGCAGCGCTCCTCGCCGTTGGGATAGCGGCGCAGCGCATGCTCGCCGCGGAAGCGCGGCGAAATCTGTCCCTTCTCGAAGGGATAGTTCAACGTCGCCTTCGGCTTGAAGAAGTAGCGCATCGACAGGAAGAACGCCGATACGAACTCCTTGAGCAGGAGGGATTTTGCGGCCTGGGCGAGAGCCATCGTCAGTCTCCGGCCATCAACTCAATCCGCCCCAGCCTGTGAGCTGGAGCACGAACGCCACGATCGCGACATAGCCAAGCGAGATCGGCAGGAACACCTTCCAGCCGAGACGCATGAGCTGGTCATAGCGGTAGCGCGGCACGAACGCCTTAACCATGGCGAACATGAAGAACACGAGGCAGACCTTGGCGAGGAACCAGATCAGCCCGGGAATCCAGGTGAAGGGCGGGAAGCCGAGCGGCGATGTCCATCCGCCGAGGAACAGGATCGTCGTCAGCGCGCACATGGTCATAATCGCCACGTACTCGCCGAGCATGAACAGCAGATAAGGCGTCGAGGAGTATTCGACCATGAAGCCGGCGACGAGTTCGGACTCGGCTTCGGCGAGATCGAAGGGCGGACGGTTCGTCTCGGCCAGCGCTGAGACGAAGAAGATCACGAACATCGGCAGCAGCGGCAGCCAGAACCAGTTCAGGAACGTCAGCCACGGAACGCCGAGCTTGGTCGCGAGCCCGTATTTCTCCTGGAACGTCACGATGTCGGAGAGATTGAGCGAGCCAACGCATAGCAGCGCCGTGATGATCACGAAGCCGATCGAGACTTCGTAGGACACCATCTGGGCCGCGGCGCGCAGCGCGCTCAGGAAGGGATATTTCGAGTTCGACGCCCAACCGCCCATGATGATGCCGTAGACGCCGAGCGACGAGATTGCGAAGACATAGAGGATGCCGACATTGATGTTGGCGATCACCCACCCTGAGGTGACGGGGATCACCGCCCATGCCGACAGCGCGAGCATGCAGGTGACGAACGGCGCAAGCAGGAACACGCCCTTGTTGGCGCCAGCCGGAATAATCGGCTCCTTGAAGACGAATTTCAGCAGGTCGGCGAAGCTCTGCAGCAGGCCAAAGGGGCCAACCACGTTCGGACCGCGCCGCAACTGCACCGCCGCCCAGATCTTGCGGTCGGCGAGCAGCAGGAAAGCGATGATGACGAGCAGGCAGACGAGAAGGACAAGGCCTTCGACGGCGTAGAGCAGCACGTTGAGGAACCAGTCCGTCTGCGTGATCAACCACCACAGGACGAATGCTGCAATCGCGACGCCGGCGATCGCAACGACGCCAAGCGTGACATAGATCGGAAGGCGCGAGACGCCAGAGGCCGGCGCGCGCGTGGAGATGTCAGTCATCCGCTACTCCGCCGCCTTGGCGAGCTTGCCCTGCGCCAGGGCGGAACATTCCGCCATGATCGCCGATGCGCGCGCGATCGGATTGGTCAGATAGAAATCATCGACGATCGAGCGGAATGGCGCAGCGTCCGCCTTGCCCGCTGTGACCGCAAGGTTCGTCACGGCGGACGCGTCAGTGGAAGCGACGGCGCCAAGCTGCGCGAAATGCGGATGGGCCGCATAGAGCGCGCCGCGAAGCTGCGCGAGCGAGTCAAACGGCAGCTTGTGGCCGAGCATATCGGAAAGCGCCCGCAGGATCGCCCAATCCTCGCGCGCTTCGCCTGGCGGGAATGTCGCGCGATTGGCGAGCTGCACGCGTCCCTCGGTGTTGACGAACGTGCCCGATTTTTCGGTGTAGGCCGCGCCGGGCAGGATCACG carries:
- a CDS encoding NADH-quinone oxidoreductase subunit J, which codes for MVVASRNPVHSVLYLILAFVNAAGLFLILGAEFLAMILVVVYVGAVAVLFLFVTMMLDVDFAELRQGFQQYLPFGALIALVFAAELIVVVGAWAIDPNLVKVVQGAPTAIPTDMTNTAAIGRLLYTKYVYFFQAAGLVLLVAMIGAIVLTLRERTGIKRQNIAQQVARTKATAMEIKKVPSRAGV
- the nuoI gene encoding NADH-quinone oxidoreductase subunit NuoI; amino-acid sequence: MALAQAAKSLLLKEFVSAFFLSMRYFFKPKATLNYPFEKGQISPRFRGEHALRRYPNGEERCIACKLCEAICPAQAITIEAGPRRNDGTRRTTRYDIDMTKCIYCGMCQEACPVDAIVEGPNFEFATETREELFFDKDRLLANGARWEREIARNIALDAPYR
- the nuoH gene encoding NADH-quinone oxidoreductase subunit NuoH, whose translation is MTQTDWFLNVLLYAVEGLVLLVCLLVIIAFLLLADRKIWAAVQLRRGPNVVGPFGLLQSFADLLKFVFKEPIIPAGANKGVFLLAPFVTCMLALSAWAVIPVTSGWVIANINVGILYVFAISSLGVYGIIMGGWASNSKYPFLSALRAAAQMVSYEVSIGFVIITALLCVGSLNLSDIVTFQEKYGLATKLGVPWLTFLNWFWLPLLPMFVIFFVSALAETNRPPFDLAEAESELVAGFMVEYSSTPYLLFMLGEYVAIMTMCALTTILFLGGWTSPLGFPPFTWIPGLIWFLAKVCLVFFMFAMVKAFVPRYRYDQLMRLGWKVFLPISLGYVAIVAFVLQLTGWGGLS